A region of the Leptospira levettii genome:
TCAGATTTTTTTGTACCATCACTCAAGTTTTTCACCTAAAGGAGTTGTGGTTAATAAAACTGTTATAGGGATACTCAAATGAAAAATCTATCGTACATCATTTTGGATGGGAACTTAACTTCTGATCCAGAAGAGAAAACAATTGCTGGAGGTAAGTCACTGGCACAATTCACAGTGGCAGTCAATCACTCTCAAAACAACCCAGATGGAAAGGAAAAGGATGATGTTTCTTTTTTTGAAGTGGAAGCTTGGGAAAAGTTGGGTGAAAACTGTGTGGAGTACTTAAAAAAAGGAAGTAAAGTGACTGTGATGGGCAATTTAAAACAAAACAGATGGAAAACTCCTGATGGAGAAAGTAAATCAAAAGTGAAAGTCACAGCTTCCACAGTTCGATTCGATAGTATGAGGAAACGAGAAGAAAAAGTAGCATAACTGGAACACGGGTGTTTGTGACTCCAATCACCCGTGTTTTCGAATGTTATGGAGTTGTGATGGTTCTCTTTTTATGTTTTGAATGAGTTGGAGAATCAAAGATAGAATGGTTATCATCTTTTTCCGATTGTGAATTTTCTTTTGATTCATCGGTTCGTTTGTCTTCTTCAATCATGGTTTGTTTTCCCAATTTACCAACGGAAAGAATGCGAAAATAACGCGGTGAAGAAACTAAATTCCATTCTCTAAAGAAAAATTTTGTAAACGTATGTTTGGGTCCATACGTTCCATTGGAGGAATCAATTTTTGATTTAATATTCGTCTTAAATTCAATCTGTTCTTCTGTAGATAAATTTGGGAATTGAGCAATTTCGCCATTGACATAACGATTTCTCAAAATATCCAATTCGCGTCGATTTCGTGAAGTCACATCATCGAAAAATTTTTGTTTGGCGCCAAAACAATTTCCACCATACGATTCACAATTTGGTTCCAAATATGGTAGAACATACGTTAATTCTAAATAAATACTGATGTATTCACCTGGAGAAGGAACTTTTCCTTCAAAAATTTCGAGAACCTGAGGGACAGTGTCACGATCAGAATATTGCCTTTCGATGGCTTCTCTGGAGATCCTAGTTTCAGGAGTTGTGCTATTCACCTTTACCGGTTTTTTGGATTCTCCAACGATTACTTTATTTCGCATCACTTCTGTTTTTGTTTCCAAAATTTCATAGGCTTGGAAGTTAACAGGTTGTTTTGCGATGATTTCTCCTTTTTGGTTTAAGACGACGATATGATGGTCGATGATGGTGCCAGCGATGATTTCTTCAATGATGCTGATTCCCGCATCTTCAAAAAATAAATCTAATTGGATAAAGGGAATTTTGTTTTCTGAATATTCAACACTCACTCCTGGTTCTTGGGTGAGGGGTTTTTTGGAATTTGATTCCTGGCCTGGATTTGCCTCTTGTTTGGTAATCATTTTGATGCGATTCAAATTGATTTGTTCGGATTGAGTGGGGAAGGTTGGAATCATCACCTGTTGTGGTGTTTGGCACCCCCAAACAAATTGCAAAAGGAATACGAAAAAAGGAATTCGTTTCATATAGTAAAGTATCGGCAATGGATTGCCCCTAAAATTAGGGGCAATGGCGGTCTTAGATGTGTTTTGCACTCATTGGAGGAAGGATTGGTCCACTCACTTGTTGGATTTCTACATACTTTCCATTGATCAGTCTGTATGCTTTTTCTGGTTTGTCTTTTAAAAAGTAAACCGACTCAACACCTTTTGCAGTGGGAGCATCCATTCTTAAAACTTTACCCCATTCTGTGTAAGTAAGAGTGATGGTTTGTCCATTTTCAGTGTATTCTTTTACTAATTTTCCATCAAAGTCATACTCAGCAGCTGC
Encoded here:
- a CDS encoding single-stranded DNA-binding protein translates to MKNLSYIILDGNLTSDPEEKTIAGGKSLAQFTVAVNHSQNNPDGKEKDDVSFFEVEAWEKLGENCVEYLKKGSKVTVMGNLKQNRWKTPDGESKSKVKVTASTVRFDSMRKREEKVA
- a CDS encoding DUF3332 family protein, translating into MKKVFKTALVGLLSFGLLSNCFGKFGAIKAVYSFNAGIQIGSGKLASFFRSLLMIFPLYIAYGIGSFLDIIVFNLIEFWTDHNPIAAAEYDFDGKLVKEYTENGQTITLTYTEWGKVLRMDAPTAKGVESVYFLKDKPEKAYRLINGKYVEIQQVSGPILPPMSAKHI